TGGTTTTCATGGTGAGGAAGGTCAGATATTGCTGAAGAGAACAGTATCACCTCAGCGCTGGCTACCACTGAATACTTGCTGCATTCTCCTTCCTTCCAAGCACCACTGAGGGAAGATACCAGCTCTGTCTTTGCCCTGTGCTTGGCTGTCTGTTGGCATCAGCTACAAaatgagctgtgtgctgcacagAGAGCCTGGGGCCAACACAGTGTGCTGGTTGCTTGTAGGATTGTGGCCATGGGGAGATTGGTAAAATATGAGGGGGTGGATGCATATGGTGCACTCCATGCATGCCTCCCCCTGCTCAGGAGCAGCACTCACCAAAACACAATGAACTGGCTTTGACAGGGAGGCACAGGAATCCTTGGGAACAGCCTAGAGCAGTCCTGCAGAGTCCACCTGCTTTTCAGGAGGTACCTCTCCTAGTGAGGATCAGGCTGCCTTTTGGGTACCACCCAGATCTAAACTCTTGCAGGGTGTTGCCCCACTTTATCTGGGCTGCCTTTGTGCACTAATTGATGTTTGCAGGGGTTGGGAGTTTTGCTGGGCTCTGAGAAGCACTGGCTTCTTTCATATTTGTGGGTGTAGCCTGAGAAGAACCCCAAGGACCTTCTCCCAGTGTCCCTTCTCTCCCATGCTGGGGCCCAGATCATCTGCACGCTGCTGCTCTCACTAGCTCTAAGACAAAAGTCCCCTGTGTGTTTCATTCTGTGTAGATGGAGGCCACAAGAAGAGGGATGCACTGAACAGAGCTTTGTCCATAGAGCAGCTATTGATTATGCCTTGCATAATCCATGCTATGAAGTTGAGCTGGGGTTCAAGAAGAGGGATTGTAGAGAGGGATAAAAGGGAAGCCAAATCCATAGCTTGTGATGGCAGTGAGGTTCTGGAGTTAGCCATAAATGAGATTGAGTGTGGCTTGTACCAGTGTTGGTGTCAGTTCACTTATGGCTGCTACAGCAACAGTGCCTTTGGTGCTCTTGCCCTTATTCTGTTGCTCATGATTGGGGTTGCTATGGTACTGCAAGACACATTATCCTGCATTAATGCTTTATAAGCAATAAATGTGGATctgggcactgtgctgctctggcagctccaTCACATCATTGCTCCATGGCTGAGCTGGAGTTTGGCAGATGAGCTGCATtctcactgctgaaaaaaatccTGTCTCGTGGTTTTCAGCCAGAGGCTGTTTCTTAACTTTGAATTTcgaagaaaagaaaaaaaatccctttttgtAGCCCGGCTGCATTGCAGCAAAGTGTGAATTCACTATGTATAGCCTGCAGCCCCCCCTCAAAGGAACGATGTGCAATAGGCCCTAGGGGGAAGGATTGCTTAGGAATGTGGAGGGGGGAGCAGAGGACCCCTGTTGTGCTGTAGCACTGCGGAGGACGGGTCCCATGTCACacccctgctctgcagcttggAACCAAacccagcaccctgcaggctCAGTTTCCTGCCTTCATACATAGTGAGATCCTCATGTGGTTGTCCATGTGTCTTTGTGGCATTGGGAAGATTTGGTTCCCTGTCCCATGGCGTTGGTGGGTTCACCACCAGTTGCTCTGTGTTTACCTATCCCCAGCTATGGGGAGGGAAATCATGTTTTGACTGGAGCTAGTCTGTGCCTTGGGACTTTCTAGAGCAGCCACACCCCAGGATGCTGCAATAGCAGAGATGGGCCAAGGCGCACTTTGCCTccacacacagctgtgtttaCGCCTCTGTGCTGCAGGCGGGGGCTGGGGGAAGATGTCAAGGTCTGCTGGGGGCAGAGGGGTGGAGCAGGACATGCATCTGCTGGAGAATCACTGATCATTTCTCCATTTCAAAGCACGATTCAGGGCTCTGGACTTGCTCTGCACTTGCTCTGCACTCTCATGAACCAACAAGCCCGTTCCAGGCTTTACAGCTGGTGACTTTCTCTGGCTTTGTTCAACCGGAACAGATGTAGGTATAGAATGGCATCCTGCACAGAGGatgtggaaagaaagaataaccAAGTGCAAAGAACAGGAAACAGGTCACCTACACACCTTCCCCAACAGAGCAGCTTCAGGAGGAACCACTGTCTGAAGCTTCTTCTCCAGCTGAAAACTCTTTGCTTTGAGCAACTGTGTTCCAGAAGATGCTTGTCACCATGGGTTCAGCAATAAGCTGGGAAGGCTGAAGAGAACCCCCCAGACTGTGCTGAGGACGCCTGGAGCCAGCGAGTGCTCAGCACCATTGGAAACCAGGCCTGAAGTCCTAAGAAATTAGAAGAGAAAGCAATTACTTTGCTTGTGGCTCCCTTGAGTATAGCAATGTTTGCTTCCGAAAATACTTCTGAACAGATGTGACATTTGCTGTGGGCCAGATAGGCTGTTTTCCATGAGGAAATATGGCCTGCTATAAGGAAAGTGGCTCAGAGGGAGGTTGTTGGGTGAAAGGCATCTCCTGGGGACGCGGCAGGTGGCTGCTGGAGCCCTGGGCTGTGCTCCCAAAGTGCTGGAGAACATCCAGCCCTTGCTCCATACCTTCTGTGCATGAGGCAGAGGGGAATATTTAGCCTTCTGATAGCCTGCAGATGGAACTTCCCCATGGAACAGCCCAAAGTATTTCCATTCATCCTTCCAGTGCTGCATCTGCACAGGCACTGTGGAAGGGAGCCAGGTGATGGTCAGCACAAACTGGGACAAGAAAGGACTGAGCTGCTCGCAGGCATTCAGCAAGGTGCAAGGTGCTCAGTGAAGCCTAGGCCATGGAGGTGTGCAGGATGCTGAGCTCCCAAGAGCTTGGCCTGGCTAGCACATGTTCTGGGTCTGGTCCATATGTGCTGCAGAATGAGGCTAATCTCAGTAGCTAACAGGTTAAAGAGGTTTTCTGCCCAGCTCCTTCCCTGCTCTCAGCTGCATTTCACACGGTTCAGTCACAGCCACATTTCACAACTGTGTGTTTTGAAAGGACTTATTAGCTCTAAGTGTAGGTTGGGCTTAAGACTCTTGCTTTATTGTTTACCCTGCCTGCTAGGCCTGTTTCTGGGGTCAGACCCAGGTTACCAATTACATCTATGATTAAACACACTCGCCCTGCTTACCCCTGGGCATTTTCTCCTTAGATTCCAGCTGATCATGCTGAACCCCTGCTAGCAACCAGGGAGCTGGTAGCAGCACCATCATGTCTGTGCCATCTCCGGCAGAGCCAGATAATGAGATTGGAAGCAGGCCGGTACATCGATTGTTTCTGCAGCTCAGAACTGCTTCtgaatcttttgtttttaatgtaaagaaaGCCTTCCTGTATCCACACAGATAACCTTACAGTCTTTCTCAAATCCTGGGGTAATTGGGAGGGGCCCAACTGGGAGAAGTGGCAGCTAATTTAGCAACCTGTGGGACATGTCTAATCAGGCGGATTTGGATGTGAATCCTGTGTGTAACTATTTCACTGCTGATAACAGGGGCTGCGGATTCACACCATGGCTGTCTGACTGGCAGCTGACTCTGCTGATATTCAAAAGCTGGGTTCTGTGTCTAACGCCTTCTGAACTTCAGCCCAATGTGGTAAGTGGGTGCCCCTCCAAACCCAGCAGGTGTAAGCACAGCGTGGGAACGGTCGCCTTTTAGGTGTACATAAAACACTGGATTTGCTGACTCTGTGAAAAGCCCAAGTCCTGTGAGCAGCTTGCTCTGTCCATGCTGAATTTTAACCCTCCACCAAAAGCCAGATATTACCCTTTTATTGTCAATTTTCCAGCTCAACTGGTTCTGAACCTCATTTGGATAAACAGGGTCAGAGTGTTTGAAAGCCTATCAGATGTTTAACTCCCATCAAACCAGTTACAAATCTAGTCTGGCCAATCACTATGAAGGGCTTTattggtggttttgtttgattttgtttgttttattttaaattgaaatcaAAATGCTCTCAGCCATTTCCAGCTAGACACGGGGCAGAAACAAATCCAGCCAGACTGACACTGAAACAGCTCtaacttctctttttcaaatgaattttatcTTCTAATTGTTTGTTTACTCTGTAACTCCTCAAAGCAATTTGGAAGTGTGTATTAAGTCTATGCCCTGTCTTTAAGACTGCAGTCTTGTTGTAATGAGGCCAGAAGTTATGGGTGCATAACCCTCTTAGAGATCCTTCAGCTCCACAGGAAATCTCTTATTGGAAGGGCTTAATGAAGACAATCTGATTGCAGGGCCTGGGCTGGTATCAGACCATATGAACACGGAAGACAAAGGCCCTGAGCAGCGCGAGGGGAGCCTGTATTAACACGGTGATTAAGAACAAATGGAGGATCTGAATTTGGAGAATGGTGCCACTGCTGACTGCACCCACTTGTGGAGCAGGGGGGACCTGGGGAACCTGCTTGCCAAGGGCAGAGCTTCACTTAAGGAACACTGCGAGCGCTGATGGTGAACAAACCCACACTTGCTATGAGTGCTATTCTTGGCAGACCAGAGCACAGAGGGCCTCTTCTACTGACTCAGTTCTGGGTGATGCCATCCCTGTACTTCTTAATGGGCTCCTTCTGTTGGATGGGGGAACAGCCCCTTTTCCCAGCTTGTGCAGTCAGGCTGcaagcccagcccagccctcctgccttttactaaggaagaaaagtttgtttttgttttggcttttcctGATACATTTGTATAAAGGTGTCTTCTAGGAGGATGGCTCTGTTTACTTCCTAATTTCATGCTGCTTATGACTGTACCCACGCGCTCTGAGTGTGCTTGCTGGCTGACAGTCCAGGTGTGTTTGAAGTAATCAAGCTCTGTGTAGACAGGCTTGCTCCGGGTGTTTGTGCAGCCTCTTCCGGGgcccccagctgctgctccagtaCAAACATAGTGCCCTGCATTGGGTTTCACATGGACCCATGTGCTCTTTCATGTGTGCTGctgactttaaaaagaaaaaaaaaaaagtctttagaCTTTAATCCTTAGGTTTATTTCAAAGCTTACAAAGGCAAATCTGGTTTGTAGCAAGAGATTTGCCTGATTCCGTGTGCTTTGCAGATAATGGAGCAGCAGATGGAGCGGGGAGGGGAGGACAAGGACCGAGTGAGCACAGTGCCAGGACGGGAGTGGCTGtgccccagctgcaggctgccctgctGGCAGGGGCACAGCCGGGTGAGCTCCTGGCCTGCGTTAGTGCCTGCAGCTGCACCCACTGCTTGTGGAGGAGCCAGGTGAGGCCCTGGCCATAGGATGCCTTTCCACCATGATTTGCATCACACTGTGGCACACACGGAGGCTGGATGGCACGAGGAGGGGGCATCCCCGGGTCCGTGCCCAAGGCCGGCGGGGGGCGGCACAGGCAGTCTGGGCTGGCTAATCCCTACGATCCAACTCAGCACAAGGGCTCCCCGCGGACACCGAGAGCGCGGCGGTGCTGCCGCGACTGTCCGAGAAGCGATCCCTCGGCAGCACAACCCGCAGCGCCCATCGCCGACAGCTCGCGGCCTTCTCTTCACCCTCCCGGGGCGTCGTGCCCGTTAACGAGCACATCGTGTCCCTCTAACTCCCCCCAGCACCCCttgggcacccacagctgcagcagccccgcAGCTGCCACGGAGACCACTCCCGCCCCCTCCGCACTCTTGGCACGGCGGCGCGACgagccccggccccggccccctttttttcccttttttttctcctccccctccccgctcGGCCCCAAAATAGCCCTCCCGTAACCATCTCTCCCGTAACCATCTCTCCCGTAACCAGCCCTCCCCCCGCCACCCTCTCACGGCCGCGCCGACGTCACTCCTTCCACCGCGCTGAGCTCAGCCGCTATTAGCATAGCTCTCGTGGCGCCCAATGGGCTCCGAGGCGCCGCTGCCGCCCCTCCGCGCGGCGGGACTTAAAGGCGGTGCGGAGCGGGCGGCGGCACTGCGAGCTGAGCCGAACAGCGCGAGCCCGAGCGGGCAGGGCAGGCACCCACCGACCCACACACCCATCGCCAGGTCTCCCCCACCGGCCATGAGTCAGCGCCGCGGGCCCCCGCAGCGGGCCGACATGCTGCCCGAGATCGCCGCCGCCGTCGGTTTCGTCTCCGGGCTGCTGCGGACACGGGGCTGCGTCAgcgagcagcagctgcaggtctTCAGCGGGGCGCTGCGGGAGGCTCTTGCAGGTGAGGGGCGGCGGGGACGGCTCGGCGTGGTTTGGGTTGGGGGGACCTTAGCTGTGCTGGAACTGTGGAATCACAGCGTGGttgcgttggaagggaccttgggGACCTCGCgactgcccccagccccatcgGTTGCTGAGTGCGCCCCTccgcagcagcagctcaggctgcttaGGACCCCATCCGTGTCCTTGGGCGCCTCTAAGGATGGGACTGAGGCTTTGAGGTCCCCGCGGAGGCGACCTGGAACGAGCGGAGCCCACCTCCATCCGGTCTTCATCCCCTTCAATCGAGACCGGAAGCTTCTGTGTCACTCCCGGGGCCGGGGGTCCCCTGCTGGTTCCTGCCCACATCCTTCAGTATCCAGCTGTGGCCCCCTCGGTGTTGAGCAGCCATGCGTGTCCCTGTGGGCACCTGCCCGTGTCCCTGTGGCACTGTAGCCCTGCAGCTGTCTGCCTGTCCCCTGTGGAGAGCTCTGTGCCCTCAGCATCCTCTCTGGGGTTTGCCTGGGGGGACCTAAAGCTGGGCTCTGTGCCCAGTCCCTGCCAAGCGAAGATCCACCCTGTGTCGTGCTGGGTGGTGCGAGGCTCTCCTCCCAGCGCAGCCCTGGTGCTATCAGCCCAAAGGAGGGCAtttgtctgctgctctgttaAGATAAGGGGCAGTGGTGTGCCCCAAATGACCCGTCTGCTACTCCCTGACCATGGGGCTTTGTTGCTGTGTTACTCTATCTCCCCCAGACACCACACTCCTGGGGTGAGGAGGCTTTGGGTTCCCCTGTGGCACTGCTGGGGCTTTCCAGGACctgaagagctgctttctgccttGGGTTCTGCAAGTGGCAGCTGTGCAACTGAGCACTCTGCTCCGGAGCTGCTGTGACAGAGGTGACTGAAGCAGGACGTGGTTTCCTCTAACTGCATTGAGATGTGGGACCCCTCGGGACTACAGTGGGATGCAGACCTTGCTGCTACGTGTCTGCTCACCGTGCTTCCCTTCTTGCTTCCCTTGCAGAGCACTACAAACACCACTGGTTCCCTGAGAAACCGTTCAAAGGCTCTGGGTACCGCTGCATCCGGATTAATCACAAAATGGACCCCATTATTAGCAAGGCAGCTAGCCAGATCGGACTCAGCCTCCCGCAGCTCTACCAGCTCCTGCCCAGTGAGCTCACACTCTGGGTGGACCCCTACGAGGTCTCATACCGTATTGGTGAAGATGGCTCCATCTGTGTCTTGTACGAAGCGACAGCAGCCAAGCCTGTGAGCTCCTATGGGATGCTTACCTGTAAGAACCAGATGATGTTAGGTCGCACCAGCCCTTCGAAGAACTACATCATGACTGTCTCAAGCTAAATACTCCTCTTGTCCTTACACTGCCAAGACACGGGCTACTGTATACCTCACCTGAggatctatttttaaaatgaagagctatttatattttttaagaaaatccGAGAAAATCAAAGTTAAAATATCAGACGCTGCTTCAGACAGAAGTGGTGTTTTTAGgtgcctttttttaaaaaaaaaaaaaaaatgttgcaagTTGAGGTTTTTGTTATGAAGCCGATATCTACCTAATTAGTGTTGGATGGCAGTTTGGGTGAGCTGGCTTTGTCACTGGGCAGCTTGGAATGGAGGAAGAGGGGGAGGAGGCCAGCTGGGAAGTGTAGCTGATGACAGGACCCAGGTGTCACCTCTCTGTCCTGGtacctggcagtgctgc
The genomic region above belongs to Excalfactoria chinensis isolate bCotChi1 chromosome 23, bCotChi1.hap2, whole genome shotgun sequence and contains:
- the BTG2 gene encoding protein BTG2, encoding MGSEAPLPPLRAAGLKGGAERAAALRAEPNSASPSGQGRHPPTHTPIARSPPPAMSQRRGPPQRADMLPEIAAAVGFVSGLLRTRGCVSEQQLQVFSGALREALAEHYKHHWFPEKPFKGSGYRCIRINHKMDPIISKAASQIGLSLPQLYQLLPSELTLWVDPYEVSYRIGEDGSICVLYEATAAKPVSSYGMLTCKNQMMLGRTSPSKNYIMTVSS